In Acanthochromis polyacanthus isolate Apoly-LR-REF ecotype Palm Island chromosome 9, KAUST_Apoly_ChrSc, whole genome shotgun sequence, the DNA window caatattattcggcccccttgcattaatactttgtagcgccaccttttgctgcatttacagctgcaagtcgcttggggtatgtctatcagttttgcacatcgagagactgaaattcttgcccattcctccttgcaaaacagctcgagctcagtgaggttggatggagagcgtttgtgaacagcagtcttcagctctgcccacagattctcgattggattcaggtctggactttgacttggccattctaacacctggatacgtttatttgtgaaccattccattgtagatttggctttatgttttggatcattgtcctgttggaagataaatcttcgtcccagtctcaggtcttttgcagactctaacaggttttcttccagaatggtcctgtatttggctccattcatcttcccatcaattttaaccatcttccctgcccctgctgaagaaaagcaggcccaaaccatgaggctgccaccaccatgtttgacagtggggatggtgtgttcagggtgatgaggtGTGTTGCTTTTAagccaaacatatcattttgcattgtggccagaaagttccattttggtttcatctgaccagagcaccttcttccacatgtttggtgtgtctcccaggtggcttgtagcaaacttcaaatgagactttttatggatatctttgagaaatggctttcttcttgccactcttccataaaggccagatttgtgcagtgtacgactgattgttgccctatggacagactctcccacctcagctgtggatctctgcagttcatccagagtgatcatgggcctcttggctgcatctctgatcagtcttctccttgttggaggtgaaagtttagagggacggccgggtcttggtagatttgcagtggtctgatactccttccatttcaatatgattgcttgcacagtgctccttgagatgtttaaagcttgggaaatctttttgtatccaaatccgactttaaacttctccacaacagtatctgggacctgcctggtgtgttccttggtcttcatgatgctctctgcactttaaacagaaccctgagactatcacagagcaggtgcatttatacggagacttgattacacacaggtgaaTTCTAtgtatcatcatcagtcatttcggacaacattggatcattcagagatcctcactgaacttctggagtgagtttgctgcactgaaagtaaaggggccgaataatattgcacgccccacttttcagttttttatttgttaaaaaagtttaaaatatccaataaatttcattccacttcatggggtggcatggctcagtgggtagagtggccgtcttgcaaccgaagggttgccggtttgatcctcgccccgtcgtgttcgaggtgtccctgagcaagacacctaaccccgaattgctcctgatggggtcgtggttagcaccttgcatggcagcttccgccatcagtgtgtgaatgggtgaatgtgatgtatcatgtaaagcgctttgggtaccttgcaggtatagtaaagcgctatataaatacagaccatttaccatttcatgattgtgtcccaattgttgttgattcttgacaaaaaattaaaatttatatctttatttttgaagcctgaaatgtggcgaaaggttgaaaagttcaagggggccgaatactttcacaaggcactgcaTGTTTCAGGGTTGTTTTAATGGtactgaaggtttttttttggaaaattaacATATTGTTCTGATCACCTGTCTCCCTCTGTAGCTCTGAGAcagactgctgacctgtccagggcgaACCCTTgtcctgagtcagctgagataggctccagcctccCACGATCCAACAGAGGATTGAGTAGTTTATAGATTATGCATAGATGGATGGAATTCTTAATTATTTCAagaaaaatgcacaagtttTTGCTGACTATTAAATAGGTTTAAATAGTAAAACATGGAATGCATTGCTATTATATTTGGATTGAATTTCGTAATGTAACAGATTTGTGGaatatctttttcattttaatctaattcatttaatgtatacatttttttttgacaaaccgttttgtgcatgaaatgaaatgacaaatttctccctttcttcctctctcaaCTTTCTAACCAGCGAAAGCGAGACAGCAGCCCACCAGGAGCCTCCAGCCAAGTGGTCCTGCACCCCCTCTGGCTTTCAGCGTGGAGGCGAGGAACCATCCCGGCCGGAGGTCAGTCGTCCTAAACACtctgctgaaatgtgttttcacagacgGCTGCCTCCCGTGAGGATAGCTTACCGTAACtgtaataaatacaacaaatggCCAAATGAAATCACCAGTCAGCATTTTTAGACAACAGTGTTTGACCTCAAGTTATCTGTCACAGGAACACGCTGCCCAGCCAGAAAGGAGCACCAGCCCCCAGCCGTCCACCTCTGGCTCACTGCATTACCCTCCAGAGCCTCACATAAGTCTCATCCCCCCACCGTACACCTCAgaatcagattcagattcagactaTTATTCCGATTCTGGTGTAGAGGGAGATGTGGATACTGACTCAGACTCTGATTTCCAGGACGAGAGGAGCTCCAGCCCCCCGAGGTCCAACTCTGCTCAGCAAGCGAGGACGTCCCGGCAAATCTCCACCCCGGGGGAGGTCAGTAGCACACTGAAATGTCTACTTTGAGAGAAGTGAATTTTGTCAAGTTAGTctacagtca includes these proteins:
- the LOC127535517 gene encoding myosin-K heavy chain-like gives rise to the protein MTNFSLSSSLNFLTSESETAAHQEPPAKWSCTPSGFQRGGEEPSRPEEHAAQPERSTSPQPSTSGSLHYPPEPHISLIPPPTRGAPAPRGPTLLSKRGRPGKSPPRGRCSEGADATSGPADGRS